A portion of the Chryseobacterium tructae genome contains these proteins:
- the rfbD gene encoding dTDP-4-dehydrorhamnose reductase: MKKIAVIGSNGQLGNCIRKIAPDFENQYEFLFTDSSTLDVTNQEQVNDFFYDNKPDYCINASAYTAVDLAEKEKEKAFAVNAEGVAHLAQACLDFKATLIHVSTDYVFDGDTNLAYSEDDFTNPIGVYGESKRKGEELALELNPKTIILRTSWLYSEFNKNFVKTMLNLFSQKTELGIVADQFGQPTNANDLAAAIMEIIETPNKIYGVFHFSNYPETTWFDFAKKIAEFSKSPIQLNALTTEQYPTPAKRPVRSTMSLDKIEEIYKIEPKHWEHSLEECVEILTQQ; this comes from the coding sequence ATGAAAAAAATAGCAGTAATAGGCAGCAATGGACAGCTAGGAAACTGTATTAGAAAAATAGCTCCCGATTTTGAAAATCAGTATGAATTTCTTTTTACAGACTCCTCAACTCTGGATGTAACCAATCAAGAACAGGTTAATGATTTCTTTTACGATAACAAACCAGATTATTGTATTAATGCTTCTGCATATACCGCGGTAGATTTAGCCGAAAAAGAAAAAGAAAAAGCGTTTGCTGTAAATGCAGAAGGAGTCGCTCACCTTGCCCAAGCTTGTTTAGATTTTAAGGCCACTTTGATTCACGTTTCTACAGACTATGTTTTTGACGGCGATACCAATCTGGCTTATTCAGAAGATGATTTTACAAATCCGATAGGAGTGTACGGAGAATCAAAGAGAAAAGGAGAAGAATTAGCATTGGAACTTAATCCTAAGACTATTATCCTAAGAACCTCATGGTTATATTCTGAGTTTAACAAGAACTTTGTGAAAACAATGTTGAATTTATTCTCTCAGAAAACCGAGTTAGGAATTGTGGCAGATCAGTTTGGACAGCCTACAAATGCAAATGATCTTGCTGCTGCAATCATGGAAATTATTGAAACCCCTAATAAAATTTACGGTGTTTTCCACTTTTCAAACTATCCTGAAACTACCTGGTTTGATTTTGCAAAGAAAATCGCTGAGTTTTCAAAATCGCCAATACAATTGAACGCTTTAACAACTGAGCAGTATCCAACTCCAGCCAAAAGGCCTGTAAGAAGCACCATGTCTCTGGATAAAATAGAAGAGATTTATAAGATAGAACCGAAACACTGGGAACACAGTCTTGAAGAATGCGTTGAGATCCTTACACAACAATAA
- a CDS encoding COG1470 family protein, translating into MIKAWTQFIIILFPLFAFSQQQSNRLASKKDSLLPGMSTSIPFSLQNNSSENKIFDISVNTSSPHIVPILAKGDFQIPSHEASVYLVPLRISTETTQGDYTVTLNITDRSNGSSFTKTSQITVSASRKLSLTVLDSPEFTRAGESINASFLVKNNGNITENLILESKNAVVDHPPSIILGPNESKVITIHKATNPELGQNEFQNLNLSVYSRDNPKDNQTMYISTQVISVKPTNKDIYHRFPVVASLSFIGMKNMGIYHDGFQGEIYGKGSLDKENKNQIEFHAATHNPIELNTFTQYEEYFVNYKRENLFVHLGDKTYSSSYLTEFARYGRGAEIRYDFNKVSLGGFYNHPRFFRDIKDEFNIYSAFKIRKESEISVGYLYKTPLKENSNLGNIRFNSEAHLPYAKGKFKISKNINLSGEVAYSTTKNNEGTAYMAQAEVNFEKINGNLIYMKASPEFAGYFTNTNTFSGYLQYRLSKKINVFANYMQDAKNFQRDTLFLAAPYRKYIQYGIQYKYLANGSIILNNGYQKYQDRLEPKQFDYYERFFRVSIDQHIGIFQINLEGQLGKTDNYLTGFSGNSSIYSANLSFEKFKTSFNLFGSYANTSRYQLQNQKLWYYGARVFSRFSNKTSLSIFYQNNYIPEEYFKDRNLFEILFHQQLFPGNEIDFSGRYSLQRGQIGDKDFIFSMRYTWRPNIPVQKTAEYISLSGNVSNLGIRKAEGIRLMLGSYLSITDKDGNYIFKNVVPGNYFLEIDRSTTEINDIPTIAFPTALSLTNKDNIFNFGLTTAANVQGQIQLLEAEEKDKTDIDALQAKKRKEKRESIIVEAISKDQSYRKICFVGENFDFTYLRPGDWTIKLYRNGLDKRYKISTNQFQFALKPSESKKISIQIVKQQIEIKYQQESLKVGYNEIKNKK; encoded by the coding sequence ATGATTAAAGCCTGGACACAATTTATTATTATATTATTCCCGCTATTTGCTTTTTCTCAACAGCAATCAAACCGATTGGCCAGTAAAAAAGATAGCTTACTACCGGGGATGTCTACGTCTATTCCCTTTAGTCTGCAAAATAATTCTTCTGAGAATAAAATATTTGATATTTCAGTTAACACCTCTAGTCCACATATCGTCCCTATATTAGCAAAAGGAGATTTTCAGATTCCTTCCCATGAAGCTTCTGTATATCTGGTTCCTTTGCGTATTTCAACAGAAACTACACAAGGTGACTATACTGTCACCCTCAATATCACGGATCGTTCCAACGGATCATCATTTACAAAAACTTCACAAATAACAGTTTCTGCAAGTAGAAAGCTTTCTCTTACTGTACTTGATTCTCCAGAGTTTACAAGAGCAGGAGAATCCATTAATGCTTCTTTTCTTGTAAAAAATAATGGAAATATAACGGAGAATCTTATTTTGGAAAGTAAGAATGCCGTTGTTGATCATCCTCCTTCTATTATTCTTGGCCCTAATGAATCAAAAGTAATCACTATTCATAAAGCCACTAACCCTGAACTGGGTCAAAATGAATTTCAGAATCTAAATCTTTCGGTATATTCAAGAGACAACCCCAAGGATAACCAGACGATGTATATCAGTACTCAGGTTATATCTGTAAAACCTACCAATAAAGATATTTATCATAGATTTCCAGTGGTTGCTTCATTATCTTTCATCGGAATGAAAAATATGGGAATCTACCATGATGGCTTTCAAGGTGAGATCTATGGCAAAGGATCCTTGGATAAAGAAAATAAAAATCAGATTGAATTTCATGCGGCCACTCACAACCCTATAGAATTAAATACTTTTACTCAGTATGAAGAATACTTTGTGAACTATAAAAGAGAAAATCTGTTCGTTCATTTAGGGGATAAAACGTATTCGTCTTCCTATTTAACTGAATTTGCAAGATATGGTCGTGGAGCAGAAATCCGGTATGATTTTAATAAGGTAAGTTTAGGCGGTTTCTATAATCATCCCCGATTTTTTAGGGATATTAAAGATGAGTTTAATATCTATTCGGCTTTTAAAATTCGTAAGGAGTCTGAAATTTCAGTGGGATACCTTTACAAAACACCCTTGAAAGAAAATTCCAATTTGGGAAATATCAGATTCAATTCCGAAGCACACCTCCCTTATGCTAAAGGAAAATTCAAGATTTCAAAAAACATTAACCTTTCCGGAGAAGTTGCCTACAGTACTACAAAAAACAATGAAGGAACTGCCTATATGGCTCAGGCCGAAGTAAACTTTGAAAAAATTAATGGGAATCTAATCTATATGAAAGCGAGCCCTGAGTTTGCCGGATACTTTACCAATACAAATACCTTCAGTGGTTATCTGCAGTACAGACTCTCTAAGAAAATTAATGTTTTCGCTAACTATATGCAGGATGCTAAGAACTTTCAGAGAGATACATTATTTCTGGCAGCTCCTTACAGAAAATATATCCAATATGGAATACAATATAAATACCTGGCCAATGGATCTATCATCCTTAATAACGGGTATCAAAAATATCAGGATCGCCTGGAACCTAAACAGTTTGATTACTATGAGCGTTTTTTTAGAGTCAGTATAGATCAGCATATTGGAATATTTCAAATTAATCTTGAGGGACAATTAGGGAAAACAGATAACTACTTAACAGGTTTTAGTGGCAATTCCAGTATATATTCTGCTAACCTTTCATTTGAAAAATTCAAAACATCCTTTAACCTATTCGGAAGCTATGCGAACACTTCTAGATATCAGTTACAAAATCAAAAATTATGGTATTATGGGGCAAGGGTCTTTAGTAGATTTTCTAATAAAACCAGCCTAAGTATCTTTTATCAGAATAATTATATTCCTGAAGAATATTTTAAAGACAGAAATTTGTTCGAAATTCTATTTCATCAACAATTATTTCCTGGAAATGAGATTGATTTTTCTGGCAGGTATTCATTGCAGCGAGGACAAATAGGAGACAAAGATTTTATCTTTTCAATGCGTTATACCTGGCGCCCTAATATTCCGGTGCAGAAAACGGCTGAATATATTTCTTTATCCGGGAATGTTAGCAACCTCGGGATAAGAAAAGCAGAAGGGATAAGATTAATGCTGGGCAGCTATTTATCCATTACAGACAAGGATGGCAATTATATATTCAAAAATGTAGTCCCCGGCAATTACTTTCTTGAAATAGACCGCTCCACCACTGAGATTAATGATATTCCGACAATCGCTTTTCCAACGGCATTATCTCTTACTAACAAAGACAATATTTTTAATTTCGGGTTAACAACAGCAGCTAATGTACAGGGACAGATCCAACTTTTGGAAGCTGAAGAAAAAGACAAAACAGATATTGACGCATTACAAGCTAAAAAAAGAAAAGAGAAAAGAGAAAGTATTATTGTGGAAGCCATTAGTAAAGATCAATCTTATCGTAAAATTTGTTTTGTAGGAGAAAATTTTGATTTCACGTATCTCAGACCAGGTGATTGGACCATTAAGCTTTATAGAAATGGCCTTGATAAAAGGTATAAAATTTCAACAAACCAATTTCAATTTGCATTAAAACCTTCGGAATCGAAAAAAATCAGTATTCAGATTGTAAAGCAACAGATTGAAATTAAATATCAACAGGAATCCTTAAAAGTAGGGTATAATGAAATAAAAAATAAGAAATGA
- a CDS encoding acyl-CoA thioesterase yields the protein MEKEVSTIVKVRFSDCDPIGHLNNVKYLEYMFNAREDHVETFYGFTYEEYTKQTGCTWIAIQNEIAYLKEVRYNTQVVISSKTIDIQDRTAKVEILMKSLDEKTIHAVLWVTVIYFNVKTRKSEVHPEEIKETFHKFYVDLIQKDFQSRVKFLRSQNAKNS from the coding sequence ATGGAAAAAGAAGTATCAACTATAGTTAAAGTAAGGTTTAGTGACTGTGATCCTATCGGCCACTTGAATAATGTAAAATACCTGGAATATATGTTCAATGCAAGAGAAGATCATGTAGAGACATTTTACGGATTTACTTATGAAGAATATACCAAACAAACGGGGTGTACTTGGATCGCTATTCAGAATGAAATAGCTTACCTGAAAGAAGTAAGATACAATACTCAAGTCGTCATCAGTAGTAAAACGATCGATATACAAGATAGAACTGCCAAAGTGGAGATCCTGATGAAAAGCTTAGATGAGAAAACAATTCATGCTGTGCTTTGGGTAACTGTGATTTATTTCAATGTAAAAACAAGAAAATCCGAAGTTCATCCGGAAGAAATAAAAGAAACCTTCCACAAGTTTTATGTAGATCTGATACAAAAAGATTTCCAGTCAAGAGTTAAATTTTTAAGATCCCAAAATGCAAAAAACTCTTAA
- a CDS encoding WxL protein host-binding domain-containing protein, with the protein MMIKRILLLITLILQFSFLHAGIVVLNGLTHSYTIENGKVYKGKIAIENTGNSPQNVKLFLQDFTYHADGTINYTALHTQKRTNGDWIKINTNLVTLKGKEKTEVFYEITVPDQTLDPGSYWSVIIVEPVEDVKPSDKQSGVNITSVIRYAIQVITDYDMEKAKPDLTFENIKVEKEEGKQTVKVAIANKGNLYCKPTASIEIYNRKTGEKIGTFSSLTMGLLPSTSKTFYIDISKVPPAQYKATVIATDEDENAFALNVELEVKND; encoded by the coding sequence ATGATGATAAAGCGTATTCTTCTTTTGATCACTTTGATTTTGCAGTTCAGCTTTTTACATGCCGGCATAGTGGTTCTTAATGGGCTTACGCATTCCTATACAATAGAAAACGGAAAAGTTTACAAAGGGAAAATTGCGATTGAAAATACGGGTAACAGTCCCCAAAATGTGAAATTATTTTTACAGGATTTTACGTATCATGCCGATGGAACTATTAATTATACGGCATTACATACCCAAAAAAGAACGAATGGAGACTGGATAAAAATCAATACCAATTTAGTAACGTTGAAAGGTAAAGAAAAAACAGAGGTGTTTTATGAAATTACCGTTCCTGATCAGACACTAGATCCTGGCAGTTACTGGAGTGTGATCATCGTAGAACCTGTAGAGGATGTAAAACCTAGTGATAAACAATCTGGCGTAAATATTACCTCTGTCATACGATATGCCATTCAGGTTATTACAGATTATGATATGGAAAAGGCCAAACCGGACCTTACATTCGAAAATATCAAAGTAGAAAAAGAAGAAGGAAAACAAACTGTAAAAGTTGCCATCGCCAACAAGGGAAATCTTTATTGTAAGCCTACAGCATCTATTGAAATCTATAACCGTAAGACAGGAGAAAAAATAGGCACCTTTTCAAGCTTAACAATGGGATTACTGCCTTCTACTTCTAAAACATTTTACATTGATATCAGTAAAGTACCGCCTGCTCAGTATAAAGCAACTGTAATAGCGACGGACGAAGATGAGAACGCTTTTGCGCTCAATGTGGAATTAGAAGTAAAAAATGATTAA
- a CDS encoding SusD/RagB family nutrient-binding outer membrane lipoprotein, whose amino-acid sequence MKNTIFKTKELKSKKTKRFITSVFTAGVLALTSCESNLDKINENPNDQASIDPKYLLTYVAKEAFWVNGDNMYASRMMIGTDGENTFQYMKWNDASFEVYSKGLLNTVKMMQEGEKRNNKNYVAVGKFLRAYYFFNTSLKVGSIPYSEAVKGESGITQPKYDSQDVVMAGILSELKEANDLINTNDKIEGDIIFNGDASKWKKLINSFRLKILITLSKKTTVGSYNIATEFASIAGSQPLMTSISDNGELKFADAADSRYSMFNNSGYGSSLYMADYFINMFKDRHDPRLFTFAAQTTGAKEAGKAITDFSGYNGGDPVSPYSDNAKLITAKNISKVNDRFYKDPTNEPSSILSYSELEFILAEATARGWISGSAKTHYDNGIKASFNFYQTYVKNPGQYFTGFDVNQYLTTPLVAYDSSVSLQMQLEKIMTQKYMTMFHQSQWTSYYDYLRTGYPNYPLKAGVAAPFRFRYPQSEYNYNSTNLKTALTTQYGGNDNINSKPWWLQ is encoded by the coding sequence ATGAAAAATACTATATTCAAAACGAAAGAATTAAAAAGTAAAAAAACAAAAAGGTTCATCACCTCTGTATTTACAGCAGGAGTACTGGCATTGACATCATGTGAATCTAATCTTGATAAAATCAATGAAAACCCCAATGATCAGGCCAGCATTGATCCTAAATACCTTCTGACTTATGTTGCTAAAGAGGCCTTTTGGGTAAACGGAGACAACATGTATGCTTCAAGAATGATGATTGGTACTGATGGAGAAAATACCTTTCAGTATATGAAATGGAATGACGCCTCTTTTGAAGTCTATTCTAAAGGACTTCTTAATACCGTAAAAATGATGCAGGAGGGTGAAAAAAGAAATAATAAAAACTATGTGGCTGTAGGAAAGTTTCTAAGAGCTTATTATTTTTTCAATACAAGTTTAAAAGTGGGCAGTATACCTTATTCTGAAGCGGTAAAAGGCGAATCAGGAATTACACAACCTAAATATGACAGCCAGGATGTTGTGATGGCCGGAATTTTATCAGAATTAAAAGAGGCCAATGATCTCATCAATACCAATGATAAAATTGAAGGTGATATTATTTTCAATGGCGATGCTTCAAAATGGAAAAAACTGATCAATTCATTTCGTTTGAAAATCTTAATTACACTTTCCAAAAAAACAACGGTTGGAAGTTACAACATTGCAACAGAGTTTGCTTCTATTGCAGGAAGCCAGCCTTTGATGACTTCTATTTCTGATAATGGGGAACTTAAGTTTGCAGATGCTGCCGATAGTAGATATTCAATGTTCAACAACAGTGGATATGGATCAAGCTTATATATGGCAGATTACTTCATCAATATGTTTAAAGACCGTCATGATCCAAGATTGTTTACTTTTGCAGCCCAGACTACAGGAGCTAAAGAAGCGGGGAAAGCGATTACCGATTTCAGTGGATATAATGGAGGAGATCCTGTTTCTCCTTATTCTGATAATGCAAAATTGATCACAGCAAAAAATATATCCAAAGTAAACGATCGTTTCTATAAAGACCCTACTAATGAGCCTTCTTCAATTTTGAGTTATTCTGAACTGGAATTTATTCTGGCAGAAGCAACCGCCAGAGGATGGATTTCAGGATCTGCAAAAACGCACTATGACAACGGAATCAAAGCTAGTTTCAATTTCTACCAGACTTATGTAAAAAATCCGGGACAATATTTTACAGGGTTTGATGTGAATCAATATCTTACCACACCGTTGGTTGCCTATGATAGCTCAGTATCTTTGCAAATGCAGTTGGAAAAAATTATGACTCAAAAGTACATGACGATGTTCCACCAGTCACAATGGACTTCTTATTATGATTATTTGAGAACGGGATATCCTAATTACCCTTTAAAAGCGGGTGTAGCGGCACCATTCAGATTCAGATATCCTCAGTCTGAATATAATTATAACAGTACCAATTTAAAGACAGCCCTTACCACTCAGTACGGAGGAAACGATAATATCAACTCTAAACCTTGGTGGTTACAATAA
- a CDS encoding OmpH family outer membrane protein produces the protein MKNFKITITFVLLLLFGLGNAQKIGVVDTNEILNKLPQYKEAEARLNSQIDTWQSELQNMQSEYERKKAAFESEKVLLIGDQLKLREKEVVDLDKNVKTTTSLRFGANGEITKLRTNLVLPFQDQIWGAIKTMSEKNGLGIVLDKSNNISVIFLQGKYDYTEKVLAILLKGTDKKEKTTSKSKK, from the coding sequence ATGAAGAACTTTAAAATAACCATCACTTTTGTATTGCTCTTACTTTTTGGGTTGGGAAATGCCCAGAAAATAGGAGTGGTAGATACTAATGAAATTTTAAATAAATTACCGCAGTATAAAGAAGCTGAAGCGAGATTAAATTCTCAAATTGATACCTGGCAATCTGAACTTCAAAACATGCAGTCAGAGTATGAAAGAAAAAAAGCAGCTTTTGAAAGTGAAAAAGTGTTATTGATAGGAGACCAGCTGAAGCTTAGAGAAAAAGAAGTTGTAGATCTTGATAAAAATGTCAAAACAACTACAAGCTTACGTTTCGGAGCCAATGGTGAAATAACAAAATTGAGAACAAATCTCGTTTTACCATTCCAGGATCAGATCTGGGGAGCTATCAAAACAATGTCCGAAAAAAATGGGTTGGGCATAGTTCTTGATAAAAGCAATAACATTAGTGTTATTTTTCTTCAGGGAAAATATGACTATACAGAAAAAGTATTAGCTATTTTACTGAAAGGAACAGATAAAAAAGAGAAAACAACAAGTAAAAGTAAAAAGTAA
- a CDS encoding OmpH family outer membrane protein, with amino-acid sequence MKKLSVLFAAVMMIVSVGTVKAQKMATLDVLGVLNAMPEKKKADADLKTFYDTKQAEIKKKYDAGQAKLKQYSEEAPKKTADENKAREAELQKVQEEIAQMQDKAQKDLQAKQEVAFGPIEKKLNDAVEKVSKANGYEYVMDANSPAFLYKAGADATAAVKKELGIQ; translated from the coding sequence ATGAAAAAATTAAGTGTATTATTTGCAGCAGTGATGATGATTGTTTCTGTAGGTACGGTAAAAGCTCAAAAAATGGCTACTTTAGATGTATTGGGAGTTCTTAATGCAATGCCTGAAAAGAAAAAAGCAGATGCTGACCTTAAAACATTCTACGATACTAAGCAGGCAGAGATCAAAAAGAAATATGATGCTGGGCAAGCTAAACTAAAGCAGTATAGTGAAGAAGCTCCTAAGAAAACTGCAGACGAAAACAAAGCTAGAGAAGCTGAATTACAGAAAGTTCAGGAAGAAATAGCTCAAATGCAGGATAAAGCTCAAAAAGATCTTCAGGCTAAGCAAGAAGTAGCATTCGGACCAATTGAGAAAAAATTGAACGATGCTGTAGAAAAAGTATCTAAAGCTAACGGATATGAGTATGTAATGGATGCAAATTCACCTGCATTCTTATACAAAGCTGGTGCTGATGCTACCGCAGCTGTAAAGAAAGAATTAGGAATTCAATAA
- a CDS encoding SDR family oxidoreductase, with product MTIIITGTSSGIGFALAEYFGKKGHKVYGLSRKHTESEYFKSIPTDVTDNSAVQNAIAEVLKTETKIDVLINNAGMGMVGAVEDSTKEDILKLFSLNLAGPVQMMSAVLPTMRKHQFGKIINVSSIGSEMGLPFRGFYSASKSALDKVTEAMRYEVYQWNIDVCSLHLGDIKTNIADNRVIAQVSQPYKNVFEKIYSLMNAHVDDGTDPLEVAEYIEKLLGKNKWKAHYYFGKFGQKIGVPLKWILPQGVYENLMKKYNKLS from the coding sequence ATGACCATTATCATTACAGGAACCTCATCAGGAATTGGATTTGCTTTGGCCGAATACTTTGGTAAAAAAGGGCACAAAGTATATGGATTAAGCCGAAAACATACGGAAAGTGAATATTTCAAGTCTATTCCTACGGATGTTACAGACAATTCCGCTGTTCAGAATGCCATTGCAGAAGTTTTGAAAACAGAAACCAAAATTGATGTTCTCATCAACAATGCAGGAATGGGAATGGTAGGTGCTGTAGAAGATTCTACCAAGGAAGATATTCTAAAACTATTCAGTCTGAATCTTGCCGGCCCTGTTCAGATGATGAGTGCCGTTCTTCCTACCATGAGAAAGCACCAATTCGGGAAGATCATCAATGTATCCAGTATCGGAAGTGAAATGGGATTACCATTCCGTGGATTTTATTCTGCCTCCAAATCTGCTTTGGATAAAGTAACTGAAGCCATGAGATATGAAGTTTACCAATGGAATATTGACGTATGTTCGTTGCATTTGGGAGATATTAAAACCAATATTGCAGACAACAGAGTGATCGCACAGGTTTCCCAGCCCTATAAAAACGTATTTGAAAAAATATATTCTTTAATGAATGCTCATGTAGATGATGGAACCGACCCATTGGAAGTAGCAGAATATATTGAAAAACTTTTAGGAAAGAATAAATGGAAAGCTCATTATTATTTTGGTAAATTCGGACAGAAAATCGGAGTCCCATTGAAATGGATTCTTCCACAAGGAGTTTATGAGAATTTAATGAAGAAATATAATAAACTGAGCTAG
- a CDS encoding alkaline phosphatase family protein has protein sequence MSQKGDVLFQFRKDVEEKKLPLVSWLVAPEHFSDHPGSPWYGAWYISEVLNILTKDPEMWKKTIFIINYDENDGYFDHVIPFAPPLNPSQPVDLNGKSGVEYVDKTQEYRSDPTLKDYEKAEGTVGLGYRVPMIIASPWTKGGFVNSEVSDHTSVLQFLEKFIMKKFNKNVHVDNISEWRRAVCGDLTSAFNSPNIKAPKMDYLDQKDYAKTINAAKNKPVPQLKWYSEPELKNDLLNIQEKGMKPSNPLPYNFHVNLDGGKIKMTNLKENGVPLHLYDRTQLNGKDYYFSYALYSQQELSHPTVQSGNYDYEVFGPNGFFRKFKGSNISTSEVILINNILKNQVELIIKNGKKGNITLENLYDKSKKMLSIQKPEEKIVIDLTPYKGWYDLKIASNEHIWHFAGRIETGKVSVSDPHWM, from the coding sequence TTGTCCCAAAAAGGAGATGTATTGTTCCAGTTCCGTAAGGATGTGGAAGAGAAAAAACTTCCTCTGGTTTCGTGGCTGGTAGCTCCCGAGCATTTCTCAGATCATCCGGGATCGCCTTGGTATGGAGCCTGGTATATCTCTGAGGTTTTAAATATACTGACCAAAGATCCTGAAATGTGGAAAAAAACAATTTTCATTATCAATTATGATGAAAATGACGGCTATTTTGATCATGTGATTCCTTTTGCTCCCCCATTAAACCCAAGTCAACCCGTCGATCTTAACGGAAAAAGTGGTGTGGAATACGTTGACAAAACTCAGGAATATAGGTCTGATCCTACTTTAAAGGATTATGAAAAAGCAGAAGGAACGGTAGGTCTTGGTTACAGAGTTCCGATGATCATTGCTTCACCATGGACGAAAGGAGGGTTTGTAAATTCTGAAGTCTCAGATCATACCTCAGTACTGCAATTCCTGGAAAAATTTATCATGAAAAAATTCAATAAGAATGTTCATGTAGACAATATCAGTGAATGGAGAAGAGCTGTTTGTGGCGACCTTACTTCAGCCTTTAATTCTCCTAATATCAAGGCTCCAAAAATGGATTATCTGGATCAGAAGGATTATGCTAAAACCATCAACGCTGCCAAAAATAAACCTGTTCCACAACTGAAATGGTATTCTGAGCCCGAACTGAAGAATGATTTACTCAACATTCAGGAAAAGGGAATGAAGCCTTCTAATCCCCTTCCTTACAATTTCCATGTGAATCTGGATGGTGGAAAAATTAAAATGACCAATTTAAAGGAAAATGGAGTTCCCCTTCATTTGTATGACAGAACTCAACTCAACGGTAAAGATTATTATTTTTCCTATGCGCTATATTCTCAACAGGAATTATCGCATCCAACCGTTCAATCAGGAAACTACGATTATGAAGTTTTTGGTCCTAATGGTTTTTTCCGAAAGTTTAAAGGAAGCAATATTTCTACATCAGAAGTTATATTGATTAATAATATTTTAAAAAATCAGGTAGAGCTGATCATTAAAAACGGTAAAAAAGGAAATATTACCCTGGAAAATCTGTATGATAAAAGTAAAAAAATGCTCTCAATTCAGAAGCCAGAGGAGAAAATAGTTATTGATCTTACCCCATATAAAGGTTGGTATGATCTAAAAATAGCTTCTAATGAGCATATCTGGCATTTTGCTGGAAGAATAGAAACAGGGAAAGTTTCTGTTTCAGATCCCCATTGGATGTAG
- a CDS encoding alkaline phosphatase family protein — protein MNRREFLEKSSILLAGLGTSSVLHPAILKALAIEPAALSTFYDAEHVVILMQENRSFDHAFGALKGVRGFLDKRTFIKQDGHSAFFQKENTGKYAAPARLDLRNTKSTWMSSLPHSWENQQQAFNKGKYDQWLQAKASGNEHYKNIPLTLGYYNREDLPFYYQLADAFTIFDQYFCSSMTGTTPNRLFHWSGTLREQQNGKSKANVVNDDIDYDKARQAKMEKSFSGNFWRNRMYHGVCIRMRSVFPKDYPASRKLG, from the coding sequence ATGAACAGAAGAGAATTTTTAGAAAAATCAAGTATTTTATTAGCTGGGCTTGGAACATCAAGTGTTTTGCACCCTGCAATCCTTAAAGCATTAGCAATAGAACCAGCTGCATTATCCACTTTTTATGATGCAGAACATGTTGTCATTTTAATGCAGGAGAACCGTTCTTTTGATCATGCTTTTGGAGCTCTTAAAGGTGTCCGTGGATTTTTAGATAAAAGAACATTCATCAAGCAGGATGGGCATTCCGCTTTTTTTCAAAAAGAAAATACGGGAAAATATGCTGCACCAGCCCGTCTGGATCTTAGAAATACCAAATCAACCTGGATGAGTTCACTTCCACATTCATGGGAAAATCAGCAACAGGCCTTCAATAAAGGAAAATATGATCAGTGGCTGCAGGCAAAAGCTTCAGGTAATGAACATTATAAAAATATTCCTCTCACATTAGGATATTACAATCGTGAGGATCTTCCGTTCTATTATCAGCTTGCAGATGCTTTCACCATATTTGACCAATACTTCTGTTCTTCTATGACAGGAACCACTCCGAATAGACTTTTCCACTGGTCTGGAACCTTAAGAGAACAGCAAAATGGCAAATCAAAAGCAAATGTTGTTAATGACGATATTGATTATGATAAAGCAAGACAGGCAAAAATGGAAAAGAGTTTTTCCGGAAATTTTTGGAGGAACAGAATGTATCATGGCGTATGTATCAGAATGAGATCAGTCTTCCCAAAGGATTATCCGGCGAGCAGGAAGCTTGGCTGA